One Sodalis praecaptivus DNA segment encodes these proteins:
- a CDS encoding substrate-binding domain-containing protein, which translates to MKQATLIGALLAASLSLLSHSAQAKHYQLGASLLTQQHPFYIELANAMKAEAQREDVTLNISIANQDLNKQLSDVEDFITKKVDAIIISPVDSRGVQAAIIKAEKAGIPVISVDVAAEGVPVITHVATDNYAGGVAAGRLMGKLLNGKGNVAIIDYPALQSVVARVEGFRKGLADTPAIKIVAVQPGITRAEALTTAQNILQGHPNLDGLFGFGDDAALAAVIAAKSARNDRIKIIGFDGMPEARKAVDNEPTFVAVIQQYPDQMGSKAVAATVDYLNGKTVPKTIAVAPGIYQKH; encoded by the coding sequence ATGAAGCAAGCTACACTTATCGGCGCTCTGCTGGCGGCGTCTTTATCGCTATTATCGCATTCCGCGCAGGCAAAACACTATCAACTCGGCGCCTCGCTGCTAACGCAGCAACACCCGTTTTATATTGAATTGGCGAACGCCATGAAAGCGGAAGCGCAGCGAGAGGATGTAACACTTAATATTTCAATTGCCAATCAAGATCTCAATAAACAATTATCGGACGTTGAGGATTTCATCACCAAAAAAGTTGACGCGATTATTATTTCGCCGGTGGATTCGCGCGGCGTTCAGGCGGCCATTATCAAAGCGGAAAAAGCCGGTATTCCGGTAATTAGCGTCGATGTCGCCGCCGAGGGGGTACCGGTCATTACCCATGTCGCGACCGACAATTACGCGGGCGGCGTGGCGGCCGGCCGGCTGATGGGGAAATTGCTGAACGGCAAAGGCAACGTGGCCATTATTGATTACCCGGCGTTGCAGTCGGTGGTCGCGCGGGTTGAAGGCTTCAGAAAAGGGTTGGCCGACACGCCGGCGATAAAGATAGTTGCCGTGCAGCCGGGCATCACCCGCGCGGAAGCGTTGACTACCGCGCAAAATATTCTTCAGGGTCATCCCAATCTGGACGGGCTGTTCGGTTTTGGCGACGACGCGGCGCTGGCGGCGGTGATCGCCGCGAAATCGGCGCGTAATGATCGCATCAAAATCATCGGCTTCGACGGCATGCCGGAAGCGCGCAAGGCGGTGGACAACGAGCCCACTTTTGTCGCCGTCATCCAGCAGTATCCGGATCAAATGGGCAGTAAAGCCGTCGCGGCGACGGTCGATTATCTCAACGGCAAAACGGTGCCGAAAACCATTGCCGTAGCCCCCGGGATTTATCAGAAACACTGA
- a CDS encoding ABC transporter permease, translating to MSDKALLSPGHQRDGAGAGFIRAAKQYGGIVGGLVALVLLFSLLSDSFFTANNLTNIVLQVSIIAITAYGMTYVLLLGDIDLSVGATIALVGTFAALGLSFGVPLLLVLPMAIIAALLLGLINGALTAVAGIPSFIVTVATMGIFRGVAYIVTDGMPVMISDPGFLALGNGEWLLIPLPIWILALLLLVNHAVLGRTTFGRKIYLTGGNREAALYSGINVTALRIKVFMITALMAGISGLILASRLYSGQPNAALSYELDAIAAAVLGGTSLTGGYGTVVGTMIGALIIGVINNGMNLMNVPYFYQMVVKGMVILVAVYVDVRNKKKRG from the coding sequence ATGAGTGACAAAGCTCTCCTTTCCCCCGGTCACCAGCGCGATGGCGCCGGCGCCGGTTTTATCCGCGCCGCGAAACAGTATGGCGGCATTGTGGGCGGCCTGGTGGCCCTGGTCCTGTTGTTCAGCCTGTTGAGCGACAGTTTTTTTACCGCCAATAATCTGACCAACATTGTGCTGCAAGTGTCGATTATCGCCATTACCGCTTACGGCATGACCTATGTGCTGCTGTTGGGGGACATTGACTTGTCGGTGGGCGCCACCATCGCGCTGGTGGGTACGTTCGCCGCGCTGGGGCTATCGTTTGGCGTCCCCTTGTTGCTGGTATTGCCCATGGCGATTATCGCGGCGCTGCTGTTGGGCCTCATCAACGGCGCGTTGACCGCCGTGGCGGGCATTCCCTCCTTTATCGTTACCGTCGCCACCATGGGCATCTTCCGCGGCGTAGCCTACATCGTTACCGACGGTATGCCGGTCATGATAAGCGATCCCGGCTTCCTGGCGCTGGGTAACGGCGAATGGCTACTGATCCCGCTGCCCATCTGGATCCTGGCGTTGCTGCTGCTGGTCAACCACGCCGTGCTCGGCCGTACCACGTTCGGGCGCAAAATTTATCTCACCGGCGGCAACCGGGAAGCGGCGCTGTACTCCGGTATCAATGTGACGGCATTGCGCATCAAAGTGTTCATGATAACCGCACTGATGGCGGGCATTAGCGGGCTGATTCTGGCGTCGCGGCTGTACTCCGGCCAACCCAACGCGGCGCTCAGCTATGAGTTGGACGCCATCGCCGCGGCGGTACTGGGTGGGACCAGTCTTACCGGCGGCTACGGCACGGTTGTAGGCACCATGATCGGCGCGTTGATTATCGGGGTCATCAACAACGGGATGAATTTGATGAACGTGCCCTATTTTTACCAGATGGTGGTGAAGGGGATGGTGATCCTGGTGGCGGTTTATGTCGACGTCAGAAATAAAAAGAAACGCGGTTAA
- a CDS encoding putative bifunctional diguanylate cyclase/phosphodiesterase: MNNRMALPEGFRRTFFKNVSFPLLLVLLLTLCAAAASLWLTSRQINANVVRREQETVRASVAQRLHELAVQQYSITAWPPLYAQLIRPTLDRQWLDENVGGWLYTVFHHQQVYLLNARRQGIYAAIEGLSVSPQAPVPLLAQAARLIDAASRLPANTPLAARDNHVSLTPTRKLEPRGFAAFARIAGQPVVIAVSPVRPPASATGPVSYLLSVVPLDAAFINDLSNHHLLNPLSFSDNPPGRRETALTLVDPQGQTVSFLRWRPQHPGAEVLRAIWPVIPPLAILLFGVIAWMMRAIWRSALRLRQTLIALQASEAQALHVAYHDVLTGLPNRAMLDDRLAQALAYTSRQSDCVALLALDLDRFKQVNDSLGHHGGDALIKAVATRLCGLVREGDVVARTGGDEFLILLRDVKGREAVRALGLRIIDAVKQPFALGGRDIFIGVSIGVALAPADAIEKEDLKRKADIALYAAKARGRDGFQWFQQSLDESLRAREALADDLRAALQHKETLTLHFLPQVDITGEQIVGFEAQLRWQHPQHRYLTSSQLLRVAEESGLSIALGEWMLTQSCRVAQQWPDRFIAVSITPVQFYSPDFVERATAILQAQQCDPSRIELGINESVLFNQDAYSLGILLALRASGFTITVENFGVRYASIRHLNHFPVDKIKIDPSFIQHMGQDDNAAAIVESVIRLGHAMGVSVTARGVDSEEKRAALEQVGCNELQGPLFSKALSEASVATLLSAADSASSPVDGGR, from the coding sequence TTGAATAATCGTATGGCTTTACCCGAGGGATTCCGCCGCACTTTTTTCAAAAATGTTTCGTTCCCCTTACTGCTGGTGTTACTTCTGACGCTTTGCGCCGCGGCGGCCAGCCTGTGGCTTACCTCCCGGCAAATCAACGCAAATGTCGTGCGGCGTGAACAGGAAACGGTGCGCGCGTCCGTCGCCCAGCGCCTGCACGAACTGGCGGTCCAGCAGTACAGCATCACGGCCTGGCCGCCGCTGTACGCGCAACTCATCCGGCCCACATTGGACAGGCAATGGCTGGACGAAAATGTTGGCGGCTGGCTGTATACGGTATTTCACCATCAGCAGGTTTACCTGCTCAACGCCCGCCGACAGGGGATTTACGCCGCGATAGAGGGTTTGTCGGTCTCGCCCCAGGCGCCAGTGCCGTTGCTGGCGCAGGCGGCAAGGCTTATTGATGCCGCCTCCCGTCTGCCGGCGAATACTCCGCTGGCGGCGCGCGATAATCACGTCAGTCTGACGCCGACCCGTAAGCTTGAGCCCCGCGGCTTTGCCGCCTTTGCCCGTATTGCCGGCCAGCCCGTAGTGATAGCCGTAAGCCCGGTGCGACCGCCGGCAAGCGCTACCGGCCCGGTAAGTTATCTGCTCAGCGTGGTACCGCTGGACGCGGCTTTTATTAACGATTTGAGCAATCACCATCTGCTTAACCCTCTCAGCTTCAGCGACAATCCTCCGGGCCGGCGCGAGACCGCTCTGACGTTAGTGGACCCGCAGGGACAAACGGTCAGCTTCCTCCGCTGGCGGCCGCAACATCCTGGCGCCGAGGTGCTGCGCGCTATCTGGCCCGTGATTCCCCCGCTGGCAATCTTGCTGTTCGGCGTGATCGCCTGGATGATGCGCGCCATTTGGCGTTCGGCGCTGCGCCTGCGCCAAACCCTGATAGCGCTACAAGCGAGCGAGGCGCAAGCGCTCCATGTTGCCTATCACGATGTGCTGACCGGCTTGCCCAACCGGGCAATGCTTGACGACCGGCTGGCGCAAGCGCTGGCCTACACTTCCCGCCAGTCGGACTGCGTCGCGCTGCTGGCGCTGGATCTGGATCGGTTCAAGCAGGTCAACGACAGTCTGGGCCATCACGGCGGGGATGCGCTGATCAAAGCCGTGGCAACGCGGCTGTGCGGTTTGGTGCGCGAAGGCGATGTGGTGGCGCGCACCGGGGGCGATGAATTCCTGATTTTGCTACGCGACGTCAAAGGTCGCGAGGCGGTGCGGGCGCTCGGTCTGCGTATCATCGATGCCGTCAAACAGCCTTTCGCGCTCGGCGGACGCGATATCTTTATCGGGGTCAGCATTGGTGTTGCGCTGGCCCCGGCGGATGCGATTGAGAAAGAGGACTTGAAACGCAAGGCCGATATCGCCCTTTATGCCGCCAAGGCCCGCGGTCGCGACGGGTTCCAGTGGTTCCAGCAGTCGCTGGACGAGTCACTGCGCGCACGGGAAGCGCTGGCGGACGATCTTCGTGCCGCGCTCCAACACAAAGAGACCTTGACCCTCCATTTCCTGCCGCAGGTGGACATCACGGGCGAACAGATTGTCGGCTTTGAGGCACAATTGCGCTGGCAGCACCCCCAGCACCGTTATCTGACGTCGTCGCAACTCCTGAGGGTCGCCGAGGAGAGCGGACTCAGCATTGCCTTGGGGGAGTGGATGCTGACGCAGTCCTGCCGGGTGGCGCAACAATGGCCGGATCGGTTTATCGCGGTGAGCATCACGCCGGTGCAATTTTACAGCCCCGACTTCGTCGAGCGCGCCACGGCGATCCTTCAAGCACAGCAGTGCGATCCGTCACGCATCGAACTCGGCATCAACGAAAGTGTGTTGTTTAATCAAGATGCTTACTCTCTCGGCATCCTTCTGGCGCTGCGGGCCAGCGGGTTTACCATTACCGTGGAAAATTTTGGCGTCCGCTACGCCAGCATCCGGCACCTTAATCATTTCCCGGTGGACAAAATCAAAATCGACCCGTCGTTCATCCAACATATGGGACAAGACGACAATGCGGCGGCCATCGTGGAATCGGTGATACGCCTGGGCCACGCCATGGGCGTGTCGGTCACCGCCCGTGGCGTGGACAGTGAGGAAAAGCGCGCCGCGCTGGAGCAGGTGGGCTGCAATGAACTGCAAGGACCGTTGTTCTCCAAAGCGCTATCGGAAGCGAGCGTCGCGACGCTGCTGTCCGCCGCGGACAGCGCATCGTCACCGGTCGATGGCGGGAGATGA
- the gatZ gene encoding tagatose-bisphosphate aldolase subunit GatZ — translation MKTIIARHKQGEHLGICAVCSAHPLVVEAALRFDLHGERQVLIEATSNQVNQFGGYTGMTPAGFRDFVQAIASRVGFPLSRLILGGDHLGPNCWRDETAEVAMAKAAQLVADYVRAGFSKIHLDASMPCLDDPVPLPPETVALRSAQLCAAAEASASDAQRQALCYVIGTEVPVPGGETDTIGRVHVTTPDRALETLTLHEDAFRRLGQQQALNRIIALVVQPGVEFDHSNIIHYRPAAAQALSRFIASTPWVFEAHSTDYQTPQALAQLVQDHFAILKVGPALTFALREAIFSLALMEKALVPAERQSRILEVIDSVMLDEPKYWEQYYHPRHSQAMVDLHYSLSDRIRYYWPQDRIAAALRQLISQLTACRLPLGMLSQYFPLQYRRVLAGECRADPHSLIMDKIQDVLRDYAYGCRPRTVAAPQTYALSR, via the coding sequence ATGAAAACCATAATTGCTCGACACAAACAGGGTGAACACCTAGGGATCTGTGCCGTTTGTTCCGCCCACCCGCTGGTGGTAGAGGCGGCGCTGCGTTTTGACCTACACGGCGAGCGCCAGGTCTTGATTGAAGCCACGTCCAATCAGGTCAATCAGTTCGGCGGTTATACCGGCATGACGCCGGCGGGCTTTCGCGATTTCGTCCAGGCCATTGCCAGCCGGGTAGGCTTTCCGCTTTCCCGCCTGATCCTGGGGGGGGATCATCTCGGTCCTAACTGCTGGCGCGATGAAACGGCAGAGGTCGCAATGGCGAAAGCTGCACAACTGGTCGCTGACTATGTGCGGGCAGGATTCAGTAAAATTCATTTGGATGCGTCGATGCCCTGTCTAGACGATCCGGTGCCGCTGCCGCCGGAAACGGTAGCGCTGCGGTCGGCACAGCTGTGCGCCGCGGCGGAGGCCAGCGCCAGCGACGCTCAACGGCAAGCGCTATGCTATGTGATTGGTACGGAAGTCCCGGTTCCCGGCGGCGAGACCGACACTATCGGGAGAGTGCATGTGACAACGCCTGACCGCGCGCTGGAAACGCTGACCCTGCATGAAGACGCTTTTCGTCGCCTAGGGCAGCAGCAGGCCCTGAACCGTATCATCGCCCTGGTGGTTCAGCCGGGCGTGGAATTTGATCACAGCAATATTATCCATTATCGCCCGGCGGCCGCCCAGGCGCTGTCGCGCTTTATCGCCAGCACGCCTTGGGTGTTCGAGGCTCACTCCACCGATTATCAGACCCCGCAGGCGTTAGCACAACTGGTGCAGGATCACTTCGCCATCCTGAAAGTCGGGCCGGCGCTGACGTTCGCCCTGCGCGAGGCGATTTTCAGTTTGGCGCTGATGGAAAAAGCGCTGGTGCCGGCGGAGCGGCAAAGCCGTATTCTGGAGGTCATCGATAGCGTGATGCTGGATGAGCCGAAGTATTGGGAACAGTATTACCATCCCCGCCACTCCCAGGCGATGGTGGATTTGCATTACAGCCTGTCCGATCGCATTCGCTATTATTGGCCGCAGGACCGCATCGCAGCGGCGCTGCGCCAGCTAATAAGCCAACTGACCGCCTGCCGTCTGCCGCTTGGCATGCTAAGTCAATATTTTCCGCTACAGTACCGGCGGGTATTGGCGGGGGAGTGCCGTGCGGATCCGCACAGTCTGATTATGGACAAGATCCAGGATGTGCTGCGGGATTACGCCTATGGCTGCCGGCCACGGACGGTGGCGGCGCCGCAGACCTATGCGCTGTCGCGCTAA
- a CDS encoding sugar kinase, translating to MNSIYTIGEVLVEMMAANIGQGFTHPGVWHGPYPSGAPAIFIDQVSKLGVRGGIISCVGDDGFGRLNVDRLARDGVDTRGIRMLTQENTGSAFVAYQSGGERDFIFNIKHSACGHISPEQVAEMLPATCRHLHIMGSSLFSFQMVDAVKKAAEQVKAAGGTLSFDPNIRKEMLDIPEMRDALHFMLELTDCYLPSASEVVLLSPASDAQGAIDWFLQNGIREVVVKRGREGASYFSAEQTLHVPGYPVIEVDPTGAGDCFGGAFIACRQRGFSISQALRYANVCGALAVTRQGPMEGTSTLAQIEAFLQRQTPVSDNHSIQERQ from the coding sequence ATGAACAGTATCTATACCATTGGTGAAGTCCTGGTGGAAATGATGGCGGCGAATATCGGCCAGGGGTTTACCCATCCGGGCGTTTGGCACGGTCCCTATCCCAGCGGCGCGCCGGCAATATTTATCGATCAGGTCAGTAAGCTCGGCGTCCGCGGCGGCATTATCAGCTGCGTCGGCGATGATGGCTTTGGCCGGTTGAATGTCGACAGGCTGGCGCGTGACGGTGTCGACACCCGCGGTATCCGTATGCTGACCCAGGAGAACACCGGCAGCGCTTTTGTCGCTTATCAATCCGGCGGCGAACGGGATTTCATCTTTAACATCAAGCATTCCGCCTGCGGCCATATTTCCCCCGAGCAAGTGGCGGAAATGCTGCCGGCGACCTGTCGACATCTGCATATCATGGGCTCGTCGCTCTTCTCCTTCCAGATGGTGGATGCGGTTAAAAAGGCGGCTGAGCAGGTGAAAGCCGCCGGTGGCACGCTCTCTTTCGATCCCAATATCCGCAAAGAAATGCTGGACATCCCCGAAATGCGCGATGCGCTGCATTTCATGCTGGAGTTGACCGATTGCTATCTCCCCAGCGCCAGCGAAGTGGTGCTGTTGTCGCCCGCCAGCGACGCGCAGGGGGCCATCGACTGGTTTTTGCAAAACGGCATCCGGGAAGTGGTCGTAAAGCGGGGCCGCGAGGGCGCAAGCTATTTTAGCGCCGAACAAACGCTCCATGTGCCCGGCTACCCGGTCATTGAGGTGGACCCCACCGGCGCCGGCGATTGCTTTGGCGGCGCCTTTATTGCTTGTCGCCAGCGCGGATTCAGCATCAGCCAGGCGCTGCGCTATGCCAACGTCTGCGGCGCGCTGGCGGTGACGCGCCAAGGTCCCATGGAGGGGACCTCTACTCTGGCGCAAATCGAGGCGTTTTTGCAGCGGCAAACGCCGGTTTCCGATAATCACAGTATTCAGGAACGTCAATGA
- a CDS encoding ABC transporter permease, producing the protein MRTLPKGLLAVGGPLLALLLVIVIWAAAVQLWAIPPYVLPSPALTWAHILADLPVLLAGFRQTFLTFLLGFVLGAGAGFAFAVIMDALPWVRSVLYPILIASQAVPVIAISAALTIWLGFGLAPKLVIVALVVFFPVVVNVLDGLHSVDRDMLNLVRSMGGSRLGIFRHVKLPATYTPLFSALKLSATFSVTGAVIGEWTASTSGGLGAYLLQANSRLNTAGTFAAIAFLALLGVVSFLMVLALEHLMTPWRHSPHARSWSRRYWRD; encoded by the coding sequence ATGAGAACTCTGCCTAAAGGGCTGTTGGCGGTAGGCGGACCGCTCCTCGCCCTACTGCTGGTCATCGTCATCTGGGCCGCGGCGGTCCAGCTGTGGGCGATCCCGCCGTATGTACTGCCCTCCCCGGCGCTGACCTGGGCCCATATTCTGGCTGATTTGCCGGTGCTGCTGGCCGGTTTCCGGCAAACCTTTCTCACTTTTTTGCTGGGCTTCGTATTAGGCGCCGGTGCCGGCTTTGCCTTCGCGGTGATAATGGATGCCCTGCCCTGGGTAAGGAGCGTATTGTATCCGATTCTGATCGCCAGCCAGGCGGTACCGGTTATCGCCATTTCGGCGGCCCTGACTATCTGGCTGGGGTTCGGCCTGGCGCCCAAGTTGGTCATCGTCGCGCTGGTCGTCTTTTTCCCGGTGGTGGTCAATGTGCTCGACGGGCTACATTCCGTCGATCGGGATATGCTGAATTTGGTGCGGTCCATGGGCGGCAGCCGGCTCGGCATTTTCCGCCATGTCAAACTGCCGGCCACCTATACCCCGCTATTTTCCGCCCTGAAGCTCTCTGCGACTTTCAGCGTGACCGGCGCGGTGATAGGCGAATGGACTGCCTCCACCAGCGGCGGGCTGGGCGCCTATCTGTTGCAGGCCAACTCCCGACTAAACACGGCCGGCACTTTTGCCGCCATCGCCTTTCTGGCGCTGCTGGGCGTGGTCAGCTTCCTGATGGTACTGGCGCTGGAGCATCTGATGACGCCCTGGCGCCATAGCCCCCACGCGCGGTCCTGGTCGCGACGCTACTGGCGCGATTAA
- a CDS encoding sugar ABC transporter ATP-binding protein, with the protein MSDIQLEVRDIAKRFGAVAALDSVSMTLRRGRVHTLLGENGAGKSTLMKILAGLYAPDRGTLLFDGRPVTIRNPAHARALGIATVFQELSLSNNMTVAENIYANHEPARCGFIRDGQMVADCRRLLTTLGIDTDPYQQVGALSLAQRQLVEIAKALSFPASVVIMDEPTSSLSDGEAGILFGIIDRLKARGCAVVYISHRMDEIMRVSDDITVLRDGAFIATHQRAQTTIAQLIAQMVGREMKNVFPPRLGAGPDPGAVPLLDVRHLSHPGQFSDISFSVRAGEVLGFFGLVGSGRSDVMKGIFGVTRCDGDIVMAGKPVAIRSPGQAIAQGIAFVTENRKEEGLVLSHDVNLNLQHIAFQHAGPLINRRRERQTTREAIRRMRIRVSSPYQRTGTLSGGNQQKIVLAKWLQKTPRVLILDEPTRGVDVGAKYEIYQTVRQLAANGTAIVFISSELPEVMALSDRLAVMRAKRIVDIYPTANLTPAQVISAATGVA; encoded by the coding sequence ATGTCGGATATTCAGCTGGAAGTGCGTGATATCGCGAAACGTTTCGGCGCCGTGGCGGCGCTGGACAGCGTCAGCATGACGCTACGCCGCGGCAGAGTTCATACGCTGCTCGGGGAAAACGGCGCCGGAAAATCGACGCTGATGAAAATCCTCGCCGGTCTTTATGCCCCGGACCGCGGGACGCTTCTCTTTGACGGTCGTCCCGTAACGATACGCAACCCCGCGCACGCTCGCGCGCTGGGCATCGCCACCGTGTTTCAGGAACTGAGCCTCAGCAACAATATGACGGTGGCGGAGAACATCTATGCCAACCATGAGCCAGCACGCTGCGGTTTTATCCGCGATGGCCAAATGGTGGCCGACTGCCGGCGGTTGCTGACGACACTAGGCATCGATACCGACCCTTATCAGCAGGTGGGGGCGCTATCGCTGGCGCAACGGCAGTTGGTGGAAATTGCCAAAGCGCTCAGCTTTCCGGCTTCGGTGGTGATTATGGATGAGCCGACGTCCTCGTTAAGCGACGGCGAAGCCGGCATTTTATTCGGCATCATCGACCGCTTAAAGGCGCGAGGCTGCGCGGTGGTGTATATCTCCCACCGCATGGATGAAATCATGCGTGTGTCGGATGATATTACGGTATTACGCGACGGCGCCTTTATTGCGACCCATCAGCGTGCCCAAACGACAATTGCACAATTGATTGCGCAAATGGTCGGCCGGGAAATGAAAAACGTCTTCCCACCCCGGCTGGGCGCCGGGCCGGATCCCGGCGCCGTGCCGCTGCTTGACGTGCGACATCTTAGCCATCCGGGACAATTTTCCGATATCAGCTTTAGTGTCCGGGCGGGGGAAGTGCTGGGGTTCTTCGGCCTGGTGGGCAGCGGTCGCAGCGATGTGATGAAAGGGATTTTCGGCGTGACCCGCTGCGATGGCGACATCGTGATGGCGGGTAAACCGGTGGCTATTCGCTCACCCGGCCAGGCTATTGCGCAGGGTATCGCGTTCGTCACCGAAAATCGCAAAGAAGAGGGGCTGGTACTGAGCCATGACGTCAATCTTAATTTGCAGCATATCGCTTTTCAGCATGCCGGCCCGCTGATTAACCGCCGCCGGGAGCGGCAGACCACCCGGGAGGCGATAAGGCGCATGAGGATCCGCGTCAGTTCCCCTTATCAGCGCACCGGCACGCTGAGCGGGGGCAATCAGCAAAAAATCGTGCTGGCGAAATGGTTGCAAAAAACCCCACGGGTATTGATTCTCGATGAGCCGACGCGGGGCGTCGATGTGGGCGCGAAATACGAGATCTATCAGACCGTGCGTCAATTGGCGGCCAACGGCACCGCTATCGTGTTTATCTCCTCCGAACTGCCGGAGGTCATGGCGCTCAGCGATCGCCTGGCGGTCATGCGCGCCAAACGCATCGTGGACATTTATCCCACCGCGAACTTAACCCCGGCCCAGGTCATTTCCGCCGCTACAGGAGTCGCCTAA
- a CDS encoding EAL domain-containing protein produces the protein MLDHLGGKESERRKMIDALARGEQAGIFKLITALTCKILAAPTCLITFVGEEKQVIYAKHNFPLDETPREDSFCRFVVDAQQTQVVDDARQDARFSQNPLVQGFPYIRFYAGTPLLTKNNIAIGSLCIIDYQPRALSLPERQRLEALGAMVTAFMQETHRLGLIDPVTLLPNRQRLFDELAELEAREPHYGLALIEATDIVRLNDTAKAFGIATVEARILAMAQQMRTALGSRYHLYSVAFGRFAVLYDEADTADLLDTIRRLRKTLNTGHARFSTLPFELNTGLTSFSASPRRQPQQILRECMSALHDAVGSKQGVMRYHPDNDLSQQRLTTLVQDLTKRISPAAGFAVYYQPKLNLRTGMIESAEALIRWRHPLFGDISPAEFIPVAEKSGSISAITRWVLREVLKHMALWREEGRSLSVSVNVSVQDLSSERFLRLMRELKKAYPASAALLELECLETQEILHNQRALTHLDALKREGYRIAIDDFGAGYSNLGYLITMPADVIKIDRSLISNMAEDARNRVILTYLIKMLHDLHYQVIAEGVEDQATYDEVAALGFDGAQGFYISRPLPLAAFSQFMATVGQPWRAEPHATAPI, from the coding sequence ATGCTGGATCATTTGGGCGGCAAGGAGAGCGAGCGGCGTAAAATGATTGACGCGCTGGCGCGCGGCGAGCAAGCCGGTATATTCAAGTTGATTACCGCCTTGACCTGTAAAATCCTGGCGGCCCCGACCTGTTTGATAACCTTTGTCGGGGAAGAGAAGCAGGTCATCTATGCCAAACACAATTTCCCGCTGGATGAAACCCCGCGCGAAGATTCCTTTTGCCGTTTCGTGGTCGACGCGCAACAAACGCAGGTGGTTGACGATGCTCGTCAGGATGCGCGTTTCAGCCAAAATCCGCTGGTACAGGGCTTTCCTTACATTCGCTTTTACGCCGGCACGCCGCTTCTGACCAAAAATAACATTGCCATCGGCAGCCTGTGTATTATCGATTATCAGCCGCGCGCCCTCAGCCTGCCAGAACGCCAGCGGCTGGAAGCCCTCGGCGCGATGGTCACCGCTTTTATGCAGGAAACCCACCGGCTGGGGCTTATCGACCCGGTAACCCTATTGCCCAATCGGCAGCGGCTGTTTGATGAGCTGGCGGAGCTTGAGGCGCGCGAGCCGCATTACGGTCTGGCGCTGATTGAAGCCACCGATATTGTACGCCTTAATGATACCGCCAAAGCGTTCGGTATCGCGACGGTCGAGGCGCGTATCCTGGCCATGGCCCAGCAAATGCGTACGGCGCTGGGGTCGCGCTATCATCTTTACAGCGTAGCGTTTGGCCGATTTGCGGTGTTGTATGACGAGGCGGACACCGCCGATCTGCTGGACACCATCCGCCGTCTGCGTAAAACGCTCAACACGGGCCATGCGCGTTTCTCTACCCTGCCTTTTGAACTGAACACCGGCTTGACCAGCTTTAGCGCTTCACCCCGACGCCAGCCGCAGCAAATTCTGCGCGAATGCATGAGCGCGCTGCACGACGCGGTAGGCAGTAAGCAGGGGGTGATGCGCTATCATCCGGATAATGATCTCTCGCAGCAGCGCTTAACCACCCTGGTGCAGGACTTGACCAAGCGGATTTCCCCCGCCGCGGGATTTGCCGTTTATTACCAACCGAAATTGAATTTGCGTACCGGGATGATTGAAAGCGCCGAGGCGCTGATCCGCTGGCGGCACCCGCTGTTTGGCGATATCTCGCCGGCGGAGTTCATCCCTGTGGCGGAGAAGTCCGGGTCGATCTCCGCCATCACCCGCTGGGTGCTGCGTGAAGTGCTGAAACATATGGCGCTGTGGCGCGAGGAGGGGCGGTCGCTATCGGTATCGGTCAATGTATCGGTGCAGGATCTCTCTAGCGAGCGTTTTCTGCGGCTGATGCGCGAGCTGAAAAAAGCGTACCCGGCGTCGGCGGCCCTATTGGAGCTGGAATGCCTGGAAACGCAGGAAATCTTGCATAATCAACGGGCGTTAACCCACCTTGACGCGCTCAAACGCGAAGGTTATCGCATTGCCATTGACGATTTCGGCGCCGGTTATAGCAATCTCGGCTATCTGATTACGATGCCCGCGGACGTTATTAAGATCGACCGTTCGCTGATAAGTAATATGGCGGAGGATGCGCGTAACCGGGTGATTCTGACCTATCTGATCAAAATGCTGCATGATTTGCACTATCAGGTGATCGCCGAGGGCGTCGAGGACCAGGCGACGTATGACGAAGTGGCCGCACTGGGGTTTGATGGCGCGCAGGGGTTTTATATCTCACGGCCGCTGCCCCTGGCGGCGTTCAGTCAGTTTATGGCGACGGTAGGGCAGCCGTGGCGCGCCGAGCCTCACGCGACGGCCCCGATCTAA